The genomic stretch GGCAGACTTTGGCCAGTGCCTGGTGAGCATTGGCGGCGAGCGGGTGCGGGTGCACCTGGCGGTGCTCACCCTGGGGTACTCGCGCCGGCTGCTGGTGCGGGCATTCCGCAGCGAGAAGCAGGACCACTGGCTCCAGGCCCTGGAGGAGGGTTTCCGCCACTGGGGCGGGGTACCGCAGGAGGTGCTGGTGGATAACGCCCGTGCGCTGGTGAGCCAGCACGATCCCGAGCGCAACATCCTGGTTTTTGCCGAGCGGCTGGAGGAGTTCGCCCGTTACTGGGGGTTCAAGCCCCGTGCCTGTCGGCCGTACCGGGCCAGAACCAAAGGCAAGGACGAGCGTGGGGTGGCGTACGTCAAGAGGAACGCCATCGCTGGGCGGGAGTTCAGCAGCTGGGCGGAGTTTGAGGCCCATCTGGTGCGCTGGACCCGCGAGGTGGCCGACCTGCGGGTGCACGGCACCACCGGCGAGGCGCCGCTGGACCGGTTTGTGCGGGCAGAAGCCCAGGCGTTGCAGCCGCTGGAGGCCAAGCCGTCGTTCCTGGCGGAGCGGGAGCTGGTGCGGATCGTGCACAGCGACTGCTGCGTGGAGGTGGAGGCGAACTGGTACTCGGCGCCGCAGGCGCTGATCCGTCAGCGGGTGAGCGTGCTGGTGCGCGATCAACAGGTACTGATCCGCCACGGCGGCCGGATCGTCGCTGAGCACAGGCGCCAGCGGCCCGGTAGCCGCAGCCGCCAGGTGATCGACGGCCATTGGGAGGGCCTGCTGCCGCAACGGCAGCAGCGCGAGGCGGAGCGATCGCTGCGGGATGGCAACGCAAGACGTGATCAGGAGCAGCGCCCGGTCCGCAGCTCTGAACTGGCCCGGCCTCTGGCGGTTTATGCCGAGCTGATCGGGGAGGTGGCGGCATGAGTCCCACCAACCCACGCAACCGATCCACAGCGGCGATACCACCGGTACCGACCGAGGAGCTGGAGGCAATGCTCACCCGCCTACGGCTCCCAGCAATCCGCGACCGCCTCGATGCGCTGCTGGAGGAAGCGGCAAGGCGGGAGATGAACCTGCGCGAGGCCCTGGCCTGGCTGTGCGCGGCCGAGGTGGCACGCAAAGACCAGCTGCGGATGGAGATGGCGCTGCGGCTGGCGCGCTTCCCCTATGTGCGCACGCTGGAAGCGTTCGATTTCGAGGCCCAGCCGTCGATCGACCCGGCCCAGATCCGTGAGTTGGCCACCTGCCGCTGGGTGGCCAACGGCGACACCCTGCTGCTGCTCGGGCCGCCGGGTGTGGGCAAGACCCACCTGGCGGTGGCGCTGGGCCGGGAGGCGGTGCGTCTCGGTCACAGCGTCCAGTACGTCGGTGCCATGGAGCTGATCAGCGCCCTGGCCAAGGCCCAGGCGCAGCACGCCCTGGAGGGCCGGCTGACGCAGTACGCCAAAACCCGGCTGCTGATCATCGATGAGCTGGGCTACCTGCCGCTGGAGCCGAACGCTGCGTACCTGTTCTTCCAGCTGATCTCCCGCTGCTACCAGCGCGGCAGCGTGCTGATCACCTCCAACCGCCCCGTCATGGAATGGGGCGAGGTGTTTGGCGATCAGGTGGTCGCCACAGCGATCCTCGACCGGCTGCTGCACCACAGCCACGTGCTGACGATCCGGGGCGACAGCTACCGGCTCAGGGAGAAGCGGCGCAGCGGCCTGATCCGCCCGCAGGCGGGCGGTTCCTCCTCACCGGACAGCGCTGGCCTACGGCCACCACCGCCCGGTGAGAAGGCCTAAGGGGAACCCGGATCAAGCGGCACAGATGCCGCAGCCAACAACAACGACACGACACCCACCGATGAAACACCGATCCAAGGGCAGCCGTAAGGCCCCCATCAGCAAGCCATCAGGTGGACCAGTTTTCGTGTCGCCGGAGGACCAAAAGCGGATGTCGCTTGACACCTACGTCTACCTCGACGCCACCTACCTCCACGGCCGCCTGGGCCGAAATATGCAGGTGGTGTCGCGGGCGGTGGTGGTGGCGATCGGCATCAATGCCCTCGGCTACCGCGAAGTTCTCGGCATTGCCGTGGGCGACAGCGAGGCGGAGGGCTTCTGGCGTCAGTTCCTGGGCTCACTCAAGGAGCGTGGCCTCGACGGCACCCGCCTGGTGATCTCGGATGCCCACCTGGGCCTGACGGCAGCGATCAAGCGGATGTTCCAGGGCAGTAGCTGGCAGAGGTGCCGGGTGCACTTCCTGCGCAACCTGCTGAGCCATGTGCCCAAGGCCGGCCAGGACATGGTGGCCGCTGCCATGAAAGCGGTGTTCGTGATCCAGGCTCCAGATCAGGTGCGCGCCCACTGGCAGCGGGTCACCGAGATGCTGCGCAAGCAGTTCCCCGGCGCCGTGCCCGTGATGGAAGCCGCCCGGGACGACGTGCTGGCCTTCCTGCACTTCCCCCAGGAGCACTGGCGCAAGGTCTGGAGCACCAACCCGCTCGAGCGCCTCAACAAGGAGATCAAACGCCGCACCAACGTGGTCGGCATCTTCCCCAATGATCCAGCGATCGTGCGCCTGGTGGGCAGCCAGCTGCTGGAGCAGCAGGAGGAATGGCAGCTGGAGCGTCGCCGCTTCTTCTCTGAGGCCACCATGGCCAAGATCCCAGAGCCAGAAGAGCCCTTGGAGCTCACCGATGCAGATCCGAACGCCCAGCCGGCTGCAACCATCAGCTGAAGCGCACCAGCTTCTACCTCGATCTACACAGAACACATCGATCGCTGAGTTGCCAATTCAGCGATCAGGGTTCATAATGGATCAATGGAGCTGCGCAATCAGCTTCCAAGCAGTCATCCCCTGACTGCTCCTGTTCACCCTCCGGAGAGGGTCACAGGACCTCCTGAGTTACACCACTCGGAGGGGCGCTACCGCAATGATTGATCAGGTGTACCCAAAGTGTAGGATTTTGGTTTGGCAAGTATAGACAACTCGTCAGTTTTATGTGAAGAACGGCTTGCTATAAGTTTGGTAAAAAAAGTTAGGTATAAAAAGCGGATAAGTAAAACAGTTAGTGCAATCCGGACTATTAATGCAGTCCAATGACCGGCAAACTGAGGAACCTCGGCGGATATGTTTGGTATAAGAATATTGTAAAGTATAAGCATTTTGATGGTAAATGCTATTAATAAAGCAATTAGGAAAAGCAAGCTATTGATATCAGACTTTGACAAGGTTATTTGACTAAATTTTCCCTTAAAAAGATGAGATAATGTTGTAAAAGTACGCTTTACTGAAATTTTGAGATAGTTCTTAGGCATGACCCCAAAGAACTCAAGCAATCTTCTGCCTGGAGTATTCCGTACTGGAATCAGCAAAATAATCATACTAGCTAATGCGCCTTGTATGATTGCAACTAGAATATTGAGGCGAGAATAAGGTGAGCTGTCAGGTATTGGGGTATAAATATATAAATACAGGATTGAAAAGACAACAAGATATAGACGTACTAGCAGTGGTTGGGCAACTAATATCAATTCTTCAAGCTTTGTTGCTCGTTGCTTGATTTCCTTGCTATTTTGTTCTTTGGCTAACCTAGGCAAAAAGCCCCATTTTAGTCTAAGATATAACTTTTGATCATCTATATTTAGAGAATATGACAGAAGAATAGATATCATGACACTGATCAGGTTAATCACAATTAACATGATCAAGAGGCGCGACAAACCTGTCAGAGGATCAGACCTTTGTGACAATAAGACTGCTAGTGGCTTTACCCCAAAGTAAAAACTGTATATAGTACCTATAAACAGTATTACTGTCAAAGGGAAAAGCCAGGCTTGCAGGCTGATTAAGGCTCTCGGAGGTCTTAAAAGTCCACGGGAGGTAATCCAATTAAAACTTAAAAGTAAAATTTTACGATCTTCCTTTGATGTTGTTACCTTATTGCGTTCTGTTCTTGATCCATTCGGTGGATATAAGGAACTTGTAGATCCATTCGAAGACAATGAGTCTGGATTTGAGTTTATCGCAAAATGATGAGGATCAACTGGAAGCAATATTCCCTTTTCACATAACCAAGAAATATATTCATCTCGCTTAATATCTGCGCGAGATGTATCAAAAAAGTTCTTGCAATTAGAAAAAAGAAAGTCGACCGAACCACCACTTGAATCAGCATTAAGAATGGCATCCCATTCAGATGCGGACAACTTAAACGAAGTGGTTCGGTCACCAAAATATAAACGATATTGCCCTTCTACTAGGGGAGAAGTTCGTACTGATGGATTTATAGAGTAATAACAACTATCACCAACTATCATGGGAATAAACGAAAGGTTAGGGAGTACAAAATACTTTAGAATTCATCATCATTATCATCAAACATAGTACTTTGATTCACTCCGCTTTGAGATGATCCATATCCAGTAGTTTTCAACTTTTCCAGTTTTCCTGCCAAATCGTGAATCAGCTGCTCACAGCGACTCTGCTGATCCTCTTTAGTAAGGCTTGAAGGATCTACAATTGGAGCATTGGTCGAGTCTCCATCCGGTCCAATGGACTTTGATGCAGCCATCAAGCTGGACAATGCAAATTCATAATCTTTATCTTGATATTGAATCTTACCCCAGCAATAGTTAAAGCGAGGACTGTTGCTGCTTTGCACTCGGGTAAGTTCATCCTTGGCAGCACTGTATTCACCAAGATCTATATAGCATTCAGCCGCATCAATCGATAGGCGCTCTTTGAGTTTTGAAGGACATTCATCATTGTCTGCTGAACGAAGAACTGCCAAACCACGCACTTTATTACCCTGTGCGATTAGAATTTCACCAAGGAGAATTTGTGAATAATGATTTTTCGGATCAAGTCTCAAGCAGTTATTAAGATTGCGTTCGCATTCATCCAGCTGTCCTAGCTGAAGTTGAGCAATAGCAAGCATCCTGCGTAGCTTTGTGTCGTTAGGATTTTGAAGAACTGCTTCACGTAGAATTTTAGCTGCGTTATCAGCATCTCCGAGCTGTTGCAAGAATGATGCTAGTGCAGTTACATCCGACTTCTTGGTCGGCTTCTGTAGAAGAGCCCTGTTTGCGTACTCTTGTGCTAAAAGTTTATTACCTTCTTGAAGCCTCAGCTTACCAATACGAGAAAGCAACCTAATGTCTTCAGGTGTTAATGAAAGTGCTTTTTCAAGGTGAGCCATTGCAACTGCAGCATCACTTTCTGATCGAGCAATTGCAGCCATGGCTACGTGATATGGAGCATAGAGTTCCCCATCAGGAACTCCAGCCAAGATCCTTCTTGCCTCAGGAAAATTTTTCTCTTTAACGATCAGGGACCGCACCTGCTTGAAGGTTGATTTCAAGTGACCTGGAAGCACCACAGCCATTGTCGAGCATCTCTAAGCCAAAAAATCCTAGCACCGTCAACCAGTGGTAGTCAACTCTAGATGTTTGTCGAGGATTGGTGACATAAATAGCGCCTGAGAATCTGAGCTTTTTGCGTTATCATTAGGAAATTTTCATTGGTTCTCATTTGCATGGATTACTTTTCCAGTAAAATCTGAGAAAACTGCTTTCCAGCAGTTCGTTCCTAGCTAAATTAACGTGACTGTCTCATCATCCTTTTATTGCTACATTATATTATCAATCTTTGACGATGCTTGTCTCCCTGAATGAAGGGGTGGTTCTACTTTAGAGAATAAAGACTAAAACTTCCGTTTGAAAATCACCATTGATTGACTTTGGTATTTCTCGCTTGTTCGGCTGGAGCAAATCCTTAGCTCTCTCGCTTACCCAGTATATTACTAGGTTGCTGTGATCATTACTTTGAGCGCTAGTCATTGCGAATGGAGGTTATCCTAGCTGCATAAGTATAAATACGTCAAGTCGATCATGAATAGATTACTTGACTATAATGAATAGTATGTCAAGGCGGCTGAACTGCATGACTTAAAGCCACTCAAGTCAGCCTAGCTAAACGCTATTGTGATTTGTCTCTAACTATATGGATGCAACAATTATTGTCTGGGCCTATCTTGTCGAATTTGGGTGCAGCATTACTTCAAATAGCAGACGCAATAAATTGATAAGTGAAACCTCATCTGAACAATTTTCAACATTCCTAAGAGAAGCGTCATTCAGGATGATCAATGTGGCTGGACTCTGCCTTGATCACTGGATGATCCTAGCGTGCTCATCCCGGTACATCTCCGAAGTCGATTGATGCAGCACTATGGCACACACAGCCATGCCATGCTCTCTGAGCACCAGTCATCACCTCGGCGTTTCCACTGCTCGATTTCCATTCCCAAAAGTCTGTGCGAAGCTCGCCGTTCCACTTGTTTGATTGTCAGCACGAATGGTGAGCCCCCACCAATCCTGGTTTATTCTTAATCTTTGATCAACAGTTTCTATGTTTACTCTTTTTCTGCCCGGCAGTTTTCGCCGAAGTTCCGATTATGTCTGGTTGAGTCAATGTTTGGCACATAATAGTGACTTTTACACTGTTGATTATCCGGTCTCTACTACTGTCGCCAAACTAAATTCTGAGTTTTATAGTTCAGATTGTATGCTCCAGGTCCGTCGAGAGTTAATTTATGGTAGCCAATCAATATCGGATTCGAGACTTTCGATTGCCTATGAGGACTCAGTCATGGGATCTTTTCTAGAACAAGTTAGGAAACGTCATGGTAATTCAATTTCTGATCATGAGATCCTTTCTCACACACTAGTTGTTGGTCATAGTCAAGGAGCAGGGCACGCCGCAGTTATGGCTATAGATCACAGTCTCAACGGCGTGCTGCTCATTTCAGGACCAGCTGATTCATACCAGCATGTTCCTTCTTCCTGGACTGGGATCAGGGCAAGAACTTCCAGAAGTCATGTTAAGATGTTTATCCATGCTGAAGATCGACATTCGAGAATGTGTCTATACCATTCAACCCTCCTTGGATTAAGCAATATTAGTGTGCTCACGGAGTCATCTAAGTTAGAAGATGTCATATCCAGTCAAGTTGTCATTGACACAAGGCCCTTGCCTCCCTTAAAGTCACATGATTGCTTGACGTTCGATTCAGAAAAGCTTGATGACTTCAACAAGTTATATTTATCTAACGTTATCACCAAGCACAAGTCGCTATCTAGCGAGTCCCTAACAAGCACCCTCTTAAGTTCGTTAAATTAATCCGACTTAACAATGAAGAATTCCTCGCTTTTTAATTTTCTAACAACTAAAACAGTTGACGACTCATCTCATGAAGCTCATAAAAGTGAAACTACGCAGTACCAGACCGCTAATTCCTTCGACTCTTGTCTTGAGGTATTGATGGAGCGAGCTAATCTTGACAGCACTGTTGCTGGTCGAGAAAACAGTATAGAATACAATACACTGACTCAGATTGTTTCAGTTTCCCGAAAAGATGCCGATCAATCTTACGTTGATGTTTCGGATGACGAAGATGCTGAACATCAGCTTGATCCTCAGCCATCAAGTTCTGAGCTTGTAGCGGAGCCCTTCAGTGAGATGGAGTCTGAAAATGCTCATGTAGCGTTATTTAAATTCTTATTTGACCCAATTGATCCTTCTTTTCATAATGATGAGTCATCTGATTTGATTCTTTCTACTGAACTCATTAATGATCTTCAGAATCTGAAGGACCGAATGCAGCATCGTTACAACGTTCTTAAGAGAAACCTTTTTAATATTCAATCTCATGAGTGAGCCTATCTTCTTATTGAGTCCCCCTCGTTCCTTTTCTTCAGTTGTTTCGTCTATAATTGGACAGCATCCCCAGCTTTATTGCTTTCCGGAGTTGCATCTGTTATGGCGCGATGATATAGAGCATGTTCTTTCAAGTAAATCTAATATTACTCAATCTCGTTTTGCTCCTAGTGGACTGCTACGAGCAATTGCACAGATTCATGAACAGGTTCAGAATAGTGCTTCCTGCAGTCGTGCATGGATGTGGCTTGCCAATCATAGATCTCTATCTACTAAGGAATTGTTTGATTATTTGTGTGCGGCTCATGAACCCAAGCTATGTATTGAGAAATCGCCTGGAAATACTCGATCAATTGATCGAATGATAAGACTTTTCAAATTTTATCCCAAAGCCAAATTCATCCATCTTACTCGGAGTGTCGTAGGCTCTTCTAAGTCACTTAAGGAGTTTTTTGAACATCGTGATTCAAATCAAGGTGAGCGTAAGAGTCTCCGACATCCACTTGTTAAAGATAACTATGCTTTAATGTGGTATGCTACTCATAAGAGCATATTGAAGTTTCGTTCGATTATACCTCCGTCCAATTTTCTTACAGTCAAGGGTGAGTCTATCCTAACTGAGCCACATTCAGTACTTCCTCAAATCTGCGAGTGGTTAGGAGTGTCGACTGACAAGCGAAGCATCGATGAAATGCTCCATCCAGAGAATTCTCCGTATGCCTTCTTTGGACCCCGTATGGCTCCATGTGGTAATGATCCAAAGTTTATTACTAATCCTGAATTTAGACCGATGCGCAGGAAGGAATATTCATTCGAACAAGTCAGGACTTACCTAAATTCAAATGATCGCTCAAACTTTACTCGCTACTACGTGGAGAGGTCTAGTAGCGAGGAAGCTATTTCGCGTTTACAAGATTGGAATCAGTCAATACTTGAACTAGTCTTAGATATCGAAGCACAACTTGGCTACGCTTGAACGAATGAATTTGCTTTCTATTCCCCTCCCTGGAGGGGCCAGCGAGACTCAGCAAATATTGGCTGTCCATCAGTCAATCAATTCTGCCGGACTGTGGGTTCTTCTTACTACGACTTCTTCTCGCACTCTTGTCTATTGTACATCATCTTTTTCTGATGCACGCTTTGTGCTTCCGTACTACTTTGTTTATCTTGGTTCATCGCTCAATGGTGAGCTATTCTTTATAACTGACGAGCCTGAAAGTACTCAACCTTTCTTGTATGTTTTACATTTTGACCCTTCTGTGGGTATCAAAGTGACTAGCGCTAAGATTAATTGCAATTCTAGTCATTGGAATCAATTACTTAAACTCTGTAAACCTCGTGCTAACTTGCTAGGTGCGTCTACTTTGAATAGTTCTCCTTTGCTTAATGATAATGCCTTCAACGAGTCTTTCTTGTCCTCAGTTTGTGTTCCGTTTCATAGTTATCGTGATGTACTATCTATAAGGAATCTTGCATCGCCATTATCATCCTGTTATAATTGCAGTTCGGCAATAGTCAATGCTATCTCTGTTTTTCAATCTCACTATCCGTACCTGTCACCTGTTGATGCTATTGAGTTCAGTGATCATACGGTTGCACTTGTTGCCAATGATTCTTCTATCAGAACTTTGAGTTGTGGGGTTGAATCTAGACTATTTGCCTGTAAGGGCTCGGCTAAGCCTACTCTTGTTCTTGGACGTTCTCTCTTCTCCATTGATAATTCATTGTCATTTGCACCTTCTGCATCAGTCATAGTTCACCCATCATTAGGCTTGGTCTTAGCTTCTTCACAGCATTGTGACTTGTCTTCCAAATTTTCTCAGTCTAACAGGCTTTGTGTATTCAGCCTAGATTATACAACAACTTCTATGTATTGTTCATCTGAATTTGGCTCTACATTTGTATTAGTTGACAAAGTCGTGCATCGTGACCATGATCTTGTGCCGATGCTTGTGCATCATCTAGATTATTCCCAAACGCTTTTTTATTCGTCTCGGGTTGATCGTTCAGTTATTTATTTCTTAGATGACGTTCAAATTTCATAATTGTTTCACAAGCAAATTCCATTTTTATTTACGAATCGTTCATACTGTAAATTATGCTTAGACCTGCATGCCGCTACGTGTAGATTGCGTTACATCTATAGCTATGCCCCCTGTTATGTGTTGATGTGTGTCTAATTTAAAGTTTTGTGATGCTAAGCGATTCTTTGCTAAGCGGACAGCCTCTGAATTCCAAGCCTTGCCGGTAAAAAATGCAGGCTATTTTGGGATGTCGAGTGATATACGCGGTCCATTCTTTTTGCCTAGTGCATTACATGAGGCTAGATGCTTGTAAGTACTATCGACGTTAAGTCTTTAACATTCAGTTTAATACTTTACTTCGTCTCGTGCATCTTGTTGAATTCTAATTTGTTGCGCCGGCACCCCCGGGTTCAGGAAAGATGTCCCCCCTTTCATTCGTACATCCGGGGGCTTGAGGACATGACCAATGCGTCGTTACAGCGAGGCCGTCAAGGCTGATGTGAGAAGGCGGATGAGCCCGCCCCAGAGGCAGAGCGTGGCCCGGATTTCAGAAGAGATGGGCATCCACGTGATCACTCTCTACAAATGGAGGAAGGCCTGGCGGTTGCAGGGGGAAGTGGTGCCGGCATCCGAGAGGGAACCAGAAGGCTGGAGCGCTGCCGACAAGTTCACCGTGGTCCCCCTGCGTCAGGAAAGTTGTCCGCTCGGTCTGACCCATCCACCAGGGGGCCAAACCGACGACCATGAAACCGACCTATGACACCGCTGTGCGGGACCAAGTCCGCCAGCGCATGAGCCCGCCAAACCGGGAGAGCGTGGCCGAGATCGCCCGCTCTACCGGGATCACGACCCAGACCCTCTACAACTGGCGCAGCCAGTGGCAGAAGCAGGGTCAGCTCGTGCCAGCCACCACCAAGCCGCCAGAGCAGTGGAGCGCTCTCGACAAGCTGGCCGCTGTGATCCAGGCGGCCGGCCTGAGTGGCCCTGATCTCGGGGCCTTCTGCCGTGAGCGGGGCCTCTACCCCAAACAGCTTGCCCGCTGGCGGCAGGCCGCCGAGGATGCCAATGGCCCCAGCGCTCCGAGCATGGCTGATCAGCGAGAACTTCAGCGTAAGAATCAGGAGCTGATTCGCCAGAATCGCCGCTTACAACGCGAATTGGAGAAGAAGGAGAAGGCTCTCTCGGAGGCGGCAACACTGCTGATGCTCTCAAAAAAGCTCGATCAGCTGTGGCCACGGGACGAGGAACAATGATCCCGCCAGAGGATAGAAGTCAGCTGATGGAATTGTTCCGAGAAGGTCTCAAAGAAGGGGCTTCTGCCACGGCGATTGCAGATCTGATCGGTATCTGCTCACGCACGTTACGGCGCTGGGGCATTGCGTTCCAGACACATGGATTCAGCCAGGATCGCCGCAAAGGCTCTCCACGGAATGTGGCGCACCGATTCACACCAGAAGAGCGGCAGCGCTTAATTCACATCGTCAACGATCCGCGATTCGCGGACCTCACTCCCGCCCAGATCGTGGCCATCCTTGCCGAGGAGCGAATCTATGTGGGTTCAGAGTCCACGATTTACCGCATCATGCGGCAAGAGGGTCTGCTGAACCACCGTGGCAGAACCCGCCTGCCGCGTGAGCCCAGGGAGGTTCCGGTGTTGGAAGCAACGGGCATCCATCAAGTACTGGCCTGGGATATCACCCTCCTCCCCGGCCCCGTGAAGGGGCAGTTCTATTACCTCTACATGGTGATGGATGTATGGAGCCGGCGCATCCTCGGCGCAGAGGTGCATGAGCATGAATGTAGCGAGTTGGCCAGCGCATTCTTTGATCGTGTCTGCCGCGATGAAGGGATCAGCAAGGAGACTGCTGCGGTCCTGCACTCGGACAATGGCGCCCCCATGCGCTCATTCACTCTGGCGGCCAAGATGGCGGAGCTGGGGGTGTCGCTTTCGTTCTCGAGGCCACGCGTCAGCAATGACAACGCCTATGCCGAGTCGTGGTTCCGCACGATGAAATACCACCAGAGTTATCCGCTCAGGCGATTCCGGGATCTGCTTTCGGTGAAAGCCTGGGTGGATGGCTTTGTCGAGTGGTACAACGCTGAGCACCGGCACAGCGGCATCAAGTACGTGACGCCCAATCAGCGCCATTACGGCCAGGCTGACGCGATCTGCGCCATCCGCCAACAGACCTATGAGGAAGCTCGGCAGAGGCATCCTCAGCGCTGGAGCCGGCCACCCCGCAACTGGTTACAGCCACAGGTTGTGAGCATCAACCATCCGCGACCGCAGAAACCTGTGGCTGCTTGACCCTCAACAATCTAGGCCCCCGTGGCTGTCCGATGGCGCCCCTCCAAGGGCGCGATCGGCAACAGCCGCGATCAGGGGCCGGACGCCCCAACCCCGACCGAAGACAGCCATCGATGACAACAACACCCCGGCCGTGCGGCCCCTGAACCTCAACTCGCAGTACAGTCCATCTCGGTGCTCAGCTCAGCACCCCGAGCGGACAACTTCCCTGATAGGTCCCGGGTGCTCGAGACCGCTGGCCTCAACGCCACCGAGCTCAGTGCCTACTGCCGTGAGCGGGGGCTGTTTCCTGAGCAGGTGAGCCGTTGGCGGCAGGCAGCCCAGGATGCCAACGCCAAGCCGCTGCTGACGATGGCCGAGCAGAAGGAGCTCGAAAGGCTCCGAGCCCAGGACCAGCGCGAGATCAAGGCCCTCAAGAAGGAGCTGCAGCGCAAGGAGAAGGCCCTGGCGGAGGCGGCGGCATTGCTGGTGCTGCGAAAAAAGTGGGAGGCCTTCTGCTCGGAGGACGCGGAAGGCTGACGTGCGCCGCGCACCGGCGGAAGGTGATCGAGCTGATCGGCGAGGCGAATGCCGCTGGTGCCGGCCTGGTGAGTGTCTGCGGTGAGATCGGCATCTGCCTGCGTACCCTCAAACGCTGGCGGAAGGCCTTTCTGGGTGATGGGGACGGTGTGAGGTGGTTGGCTTTTACTGGACCAATACGGGCTCAGTGATCGTTAACTCTGAGCGGGATGGGTCAGTTGTTGTCTCAGTATAGACCACATAGGGAGTTCTGCCTCCCAGTGATCGGTGAGGTCTTACATGGCAGTACCTCCAGAGAAAGCGAGCGAGGCTGATCTCCGCATCCCAGCCATCCTCATAGGCCCTGATATACACCTCCTCGTACTTGACTGTTCGCCACAGGCGTTCCACCAGGATGTTGTCAAAACAGCGCTTCCGACCTGACCAGCTGATCTTGATCTTTTCCTTTCGAAGCCGCTCCACGAAGTCTGACGAGGTGAACTGACAGCCTTGGTCGGAGTGGAAGACACTGGGCTTGCGGCCACTCCCCAGGGCCATCTCCAGGGCTTCCAGGCAGAACTCCGTGTCAAGGCTGTTGGACAGCCTCCAGCTGAGCACATGACGTGAGTAAAGATCGATGATGGCCACCAGGTAGAGGAAGCCCTTCCGCAGAGGGA from Synechococcus sp. CBW1107 encodes the following:
- a CDS encoding IS3 family transposase, translated to MNKPERLNSFRKSASSRWSWSGLKKSLSCSTVHELRRLVDQHHPQLSVRRQCELLGLPKSTLYYRPAPVRADTLRIMARIDAWYLEDPASGSRRMVDYLAADGIKVGRDRVRLLMRRMGLRAVYPKSRTTIPVDPAERFPCLVDLEEIKAPDEIWATDITYIPLRKGFLYLVAIIDLYSRHVLSWRLSNSLDTEFCLEALEMALGSGRKPSVFHSDQGCQFTSSDFVERLRKEKIKISWSGRKRCFDNILVERLWRTVKYEEVYIRAYEDGWDAEISLARFLWRYCHVRPHRSLGGRTPYVVYTETTTDPSRSELTITEPVLVQ